The following coding sequences are from one Natrarchaeobaculum sulfurireducens window:
- the surE gene encoding 5'/3'-nucleotidase SurE: MNADAEPHVLLTNDDGIDAPGIRALYDALTEVATVTVVAPDRNQSAVGRSLSYGRTSSASDGEQLATDMADATFTVPVPHTDHELGYAIDGTPCDCAIVGVNALEPEPDLVVSGCNEGANLGAYVFSRSGTVSAAMEAAFLGTPAIAVSMDTLGYDNPEPADFARAGELTASLVADAPESGLFDRIDYLNVNVPRPDTDGDAIELTRPTEVYEMDAACVDGRFELTNRLWQQMANRDIPDPPGTDRHAVLEGAVSVSPLSAPYEVVESETVERLLGRVLGID, encoded by the coding sequence ATGAACGCAGACGCGGAGCCCCACGTGCTCCTGACGAACGACGATGGGATCGACGCACCCGGCATTCGGGCGCTATACGACGCACTCACCGAGGTCGCCACCGTCACCGTCGTCGCACCCGACCGCAACCAGAGTGCAGTGGGCCGATCGCTCTCGTACGGTCGGACGAGTTCGGCGAGCGACGGCGAACAGCTGGCGACGGACATGGCCGACGCGACGTTCACCGTCCCGGTTCCACACACCGACCACGAACTCGGCTACGCCATCGATGGAACTCCCTGTGACTGTGCCATCGTCGGCGTCAACGCCCTCGAGCCCGAACCCGACCTCGTCGTCTCGGGCTGTAACGAGGGAGCGAACCTCGGCGCATACGTCTTCTCCCGGTCGGGCACCGTCAGCGCCGCCATGGAAGCCGCGTTTCTCGGGACGCCCGCGATCGCCGTCTCGATGGATACGCTCGGCTACGACAACCCCGAACCCGCCGACTTCGCTCGAGCCGGTGAACTCACCGCCTCGCTCGTCGCCGACGCGCCGGAGAGTGGTCTCTTCGATCGGATCGACTACCTGAACGTGAACGTCCCGCGGCCGGATACAGACGGCGATGCGATCGAACTCACTCGACCGACCGAGGTCTACGAGATGGACGCCGCCTGTGTCGACGGCCGCTTCGAACTGACCAACCGCCTCTGGCAACAGATGGCAAACCGCGACATTCCCGACCCGCCGGGAACCGACCGCCACGCCGTTCTCGAGGGGGCGGTCTCCGTCTCGCCGCTCTCGGCACCCTACGAGGTCGTCGAGTCCGAGACCGTCGAACGGCTGCTCGGACGAGTGCTCGGGATCGACTGA
- a CDS encoding formyltransferase family protein codes for MDGDGPLTVGILTEPFLYEWQVRAIERVRATPGVEIPLVVHNASNGEYDAESWNEKKRLGLEDLTQFLEVFRTERAWTFVLAARTIARLLGDEQTLWHRHSVENVDALADAEHVRCTPQTDGNWNELPDDAVVTLAARCDVVVRFGFGLVRGSVLTAPEHGVLSFHPADIREYRGMGPPVIFHDGRERAGATLQRLNESIDGGEIVAYDEVSLEGCATLWDVFDRLATLQIRLLVEGLENLRDPTFEPRTVPENQLGEFYPRARRRTLAFSGRVLAKNVSGRLRRRLRRIRSPVTHDSTPRPP; via the coding sequence ATGGACGGGGACGGACCGCTGACGGTGGGAATCCTTACTGAACCGTTTCTCTACGAGTGGCAGGTGCGTGCGATCGAACGAGTACGGGCGACGCCCGGCGTCGAGATCCCGCTCGTCGTTCACAACGCCAGCAACGGCGAGTACGACGCCGAATCGTGGAACGAAAAGAAACGACTCGGGCTCGAGGACCTGACGCAGTTTCTCGAGGTCTTTCGGACGGAACGTGCCTGGACGTTCGTTCTCGCAGCGCGGACCATCGCGCGACTGCTCGGCGACGAACAAACGCTCTGGCACCGCCACTCCGTCGAAAACGTCGACGCGCTGGCCGACGCCGAACACGTCCGGTGTACACCCCAGACCGACGGGAACTGGAACGAACTCCCCGACGACGCCGTCGTCACGCTTGCCGCTCGCTGTGACGTCGTCGTCCGCTTCGGCTTCGGACTCGTTCGCGGGTCGGTCCTGACGGCACCGGAACACGGCGTCCTCAGTTTTCACCCGGCGGACATTCGCGAGTATCGCGGGATGGGTCCGCCGGTAATCTTCCACGACGGCCGCGAACGCGCTGGCGCAACCCTTCAGCGGCTGAACGAGTCGATCGACGGCGGTGAAATCGTCGCCTACGACGAGGTCTCTCTCGAGGGCTGTGCTACCCTCTGGGACGTCTTCGACCGGCTGGCGACGCTTCAGATCCGACTGCTGGTCGAGGGACTCGAGAACCTTCGGGATCCGACGTTCGAACCGCGGACCGTCCCCGAGAACCAACTCGGGGAGTTCTATCCTCGTGCTCGTAGACGGACACTCGCCTTCTCGGGCCGCGTGCTTGCCAAAAACGTCTCCGGGCGGCTTCGCCGTCGCCTCAGGCGTATCCGATCTCCCGTGACTCATGATTCGACGCCGCGTCCCCCGTGA
- a CDS encoding DUF2103 domain-containing protein, whose amino-acid sequence MECRHCASPLEKPGDFCLVCRERNVAAVVLEAARDRATLTMLADDDERDDIEPIVGQTTITTTPEDGGEKGVIELRNFAGLIGDEIRRKRPEEVYAGGSREVIRAVREDIHHQFYRVADDDPVEAVIQRRHRPALDVVQTPPAEKIGGSHTTLIGGRTGMRAIRTVADHPHVKKVIPGPIDAGGKGSQSGLRAKVTRADDGGNVRMLLRDGSSVQENRVVTTAPDREMGEHIREDLNDVLAEAEFN is encoded by the coding sequence ATGGAGTGTCGCCACTGCGCGTCGCCGCTCGAGAAGCCGGGAGACTTCTGTCTGGTCTGTCGTGAGCGAAACGTTGCAGCGGTCGTTCTCGAAGCGGCGCGTGATCGGGCGACACTAACGATGCTCGCGGACGACGACGAGCGCGACGATATCGAGCCGATCGTCGGACAGACGACGATCACGACGACGCCCGAAGACGGTGGCGAAAAGGGAGTCATCGAACTGCGCAACTTCGCGGGGCTAATCGGCGACGAGATCCGTCGTAAACGCCCCGAAGAGGTGTACGCTGGCGGCTCGCGCGAGGTGATCCGGGCCGTTCGTGAGGACATCCACCACCAGTTCTACCGCGTGGCCGACGACGATCCCGTCGAGGCAGTCATACAGCGCCGGCACAGACCCGCACTCGACGTAGTCCAAACGCCCCCGGCCGAAAAGATCGGCGGGAGTCACACGACGCTCATCGGCGGCCGGACCGGAATGCGAGCCATCCGGACGGTCGCCGACCATCCTCACGTCAAGAAGGTCATCCCCGGCCCCATCGACGCCGGCGGCAAGGGCTCACAGTCGGGGCTGCGCGCGAAGGTGACTCGCGCCGACGACGGTGGCAACGTCCGGATGCTCCTGCGGGATGGCTCGAGCGTCCAGGAGAATCGCGTCGTCACCACCGCCCCCGACCGGGAGATGGGCGAGCACATCCGTGAGGATCTGAACGACGTGCTCGCCGAGGCCGAATTCAACTGA
- a CDS encoding eL43 family ribosomal protein, whose protein sequence is MAKKGTVGSAGRFGARYGRVARRRISEIEDAMNNAQVDGEDVTRVGTGIWKNEETGEVFAGGSYRPETPAGVAVERSIRAALDEDDE, encoded by the coding sequence ATGGCCAAGAAAGGAACAGTCGGTAGCGCGGGCCGCTTCGGCGCACGCTACGGTCGGGTCGCACGACGACGTATCTCGGAGATCGAAGACGCGATGAACAACGCACAGGTAGACGGCGAAGACGTCACCCGCGTCGGCACCGGCATCTGGAAGAACGAAGAGACTGGTGAGGTGTTCGCCGGCGGCTCCTACCGACCGGAGACGCCAGCCGGTGTCGCCGTCGAACGCTCGATCCGCGCAGCACTCGATGAGGACGACGAGTAA
- a CDS encoding DNA-directed RNA polymerase subunit P: MSYKCSRCKRDVQIDEYGGVRCPYCGHRVLLKERSRDVKEVDVN, from the coding sequence ATGAGCTACAAGTGCTCCCGCTGTAAACGCGACGTCCAGATCGACGAGTACGGTGGCGTCCGCTGTCCGTACTGCGGTCATCGCGTGCTGCTGAAAGAACGCAGTCGCGACGTCAAGGAAGTCGACGTCAACTGA
- a CDS encoding KEOPS complex subunit Pcc1: MSFHDATLEFEYERESRAHLVAESVGLEVGEIDDDRSKTTVERDGSCVRVDVRAGDVVALRAALNTWITLVDVAERTASAGDGVVETR, encoded by the coding sequence GTGTCTTTTCACGACGCGACCCTCGAGTTCGAGTACGAACGCGAGTCGCGTGCCCACCTCGTCGCCGAGAGCGTCGGCCTCGAGGTGGGTGAGATCGACGACGATCGCTCGAAAACGACCGTCGAGCGTGACGGCTCCTGCGTCCGGGTCGACGTCCGGGCCGGGGACGTCGTCGCGTTGCGGGCTGCGCTCAACACCTGGATTACGCTGGTCGACGTCGCCGAACGAACCGCAAGCGCCGGCGACGGGGTCGTAGAGACCCGCTAA
- a CDS encoding prefoldin subunit beta, whose translation MQGNLPPEAQEKIEQLQDLQETAQTVAIQKQEAESSLTESQNALDELENIDEETTMYRNVGDLLVETDYESAQEDLEDKVNSLEIRLETLEKQEDRVQQQFESLQEDLEGLLGGAGGMGGPAGPGGPGGA comes from the coding sequence ATGCAAGGAAACCTGCCGCCGGAAGCACAGGAGAAAATCGAGCAGCTTCAGGACCTTCAGGAGACCGCCCAGACGGTCGCCATCCAGAAGCAGGAAGCCGAATCGAGCCTCACCGAGTCCCAGAACGCACTCGACGAACTCGAGAACATCGATGAAGAAACCACGATGTACCGTAACGTCGGCGACCTCCTCGTCGAAACCGACTACGAGTCGGCCCAGGAAGACCTAGAGGACAAAGTCAACTCCCTCGAGATCCGCCTCGAAACCCTCGAGAAACAGGAAGACCGCGTCCAGCAGCAGTTCGAGAGCCTCCAGGAGGACCTCGAGGGCCTGCTCGGCGGTGCAGGCGGCATGGGCGGCCCAGCCGGCCCCGGTGGTCCGGGCGGCGCGTAG
- a CDS encoding DUF3194 domain-containing protein, whose product MSQADPSDEEVVRVAAEAAEGLVFSRYKQSAVRDLDVTVTFEEGVLEVDVYLNVPGAEDDSEPEQVADDAALAAREAVDDLFEA is encoded by the coding sequence ATGAGTCAGGCAGATCCGTCCGACGAGGAGGTCGTCCGGGTGGCCGCCGAGGCCGCCGAGGGACTGGTCTTCTCGCGGTACAAACAATCAGCCGTCCGTGACCTCGACGTGACGGTCACGTTCGAGGAGGGCGTCCTCGAGGTCGACGTCTATCTCAACGTCCCCGGCGCTGAAGACGACTCAGAGCCGGAGCAGGTCGCCGACGACGCCGCACTCGCCGCACGAGAAGCGGTCGACGACCTGTTCGAGGCGTAA
- a CDS encoding LUD domain-containing protein — MADRTDDRSQTAARLRHLLSTEGEAIYANASTLNNRRAATYAATDTLEDRRATARAIKEDAIERLPELLETVREAVESNGGTVYLADDAADANRYVADVVVDSAAREPADDDTAVDAPSVVKSKSMTTEEIDLNDALEREGITVTETDLGEWVLQIADESPSHIVGPAMHLSRKEIADLLTEAFDPDERFETPEALTRFARDHLGERIREADVGITGANFVVAETGTIALVTNEGNARKCAVTPDTHVAIAGVEKLVPSISDLEPFVDLIAKSATGQSIAQYVTMLTPPTDSPTIDFDADEPIVPDSSDGKETGSARATGTTDRDFHLVLLDNGRMAMREDDQLRETLYCIRCGACSNSCVNFQSVGGHGFGGETYSGGIATGWEAGVHGQESAAEFNDLCTGCSRCVEACPVEIDIPWINTVVRDRHNRGADPAAADFLVDGLTPDAETGGLDLGKRFFGNVGTVARLASATAPVSNWLVGSTPVRAMLEQALGIDRRRDLPTFQRETLVDWFETRGGFAASKTRASEPGARHGDPKESKQRAAAGGPDREAILYPDVYTNFVDVDRGKAAVRTLEALGVPVRVPDLPESGRAPLSQGMVSTADRQASRLYAAVVEDLDAGRDLVVIEPSDLAAFHREYERLLPEASYETLAENSYEICEYVYGLVETGADAAVLQTGAGNEPIAYHSHCQQRTLGLEAPTTALLERCGYDPQTTSAECCGMAGSFGYKREFYEVSVDVGERVADEVGSAETVVASGTSCGDQLETLLERPVPHPIELLAPDD; from the coding sequence ATGGCCGACCGAACGGACGACCGGAGCCAGACGGCCGCCAGGCTCCGTCATCTGTTGTCGACCGAGGGTGAGGCGATATACGCGAACGCCAGTACCCTCAACAACCGCCGAGCGGCGACGTATGCGGCCACGGACACCCTCGAGGACCGCAGAGCGACGGCCAGGGCAATCAAAGAAGACGCGATCGAGCGCCTCCCCGAACTCCTCGAGACGGTTCGTGAGGCCGTCGAATCGAACGGCGGCACCGTCTACCTCGCCGACGATGCGGCGGACGCGAACAGATACGTGGCCGACGTCGTCGTCGACAGCGCCGCTCGCGAGCCTGCCGACGACGATACCGCTGTGGACGCCCCGTCGGTCGTCAAATCGAAGTCGATGACGACCGAGGAGATCGACCTCAACGACGCCCTCGAGCGCGAGGGGATCACGGTCACCGAGACCGACCTTGGCGAGTGGGTGCTCCAGATCGCAGACGAGTCGCCATCACACATCGTCGGCCCGGCGATGCACCTTTCGCGCAAAGAGATCGCCGACCTCTTGACCGAGGCGTTCGATCCCGACGAACGCTTCGAGACGCCGGAAGCGCTGACCCGGTTCGCCCGCGACCACCTCGGCGAGCGCATCCGCGAGGCCGATGTCGGGATCACCGGCGCGAACTTCGTCGTCGCCGAAACGGGGACGATCGCACTCGTGACGAACGAGGGGAACGCCCGCAAGTGTGCGGTCACGCCCGATACGCACGTCGCCATCGCCGGCGTCGAAAAGCTCGTCCCCTCTATTAGCGATCTCGAGCCGTTCGTCGACCTCATCGCCAAGAGTGCGACTGGCCAGTCGATCGCCCAGTACGTGACGATGCTCACGCCGCCGACCGACTCGCCGACGATCGACTTCGACGCCGACGAGCCGATCGTCCCGGACTCGAGCGACGGCAAAGAGACCGGCTCGGCTCGGGCAACCGGGACGACCGACCGCGACTTTCACCTCGTGTTGCTCGACAACGGGCGGATGGCGATGCGTGAGGACGACCAGCTTCGCGAGACGCTCTACTGCATCCGCTGTGGGGCGTGTTCGAACTCGTGTGTGAACTTCCAGTCGGTCGGTGGCCACGGGTTCGGCGGCGAGACCTACTCCGGCGGCATCGCCACTGGCTGGGAGGCTGGCGTTCACGGTCAGGAATCGGCCGCGGAGTTCAACGACCTCTGTACGGGCTGTAGTCGCTGCGTCGAGGCCTGTCCCGTCGAAATCGATATCCCCTGGATCAACACCGTCGTCCGCGACCGACACAACCGCGGGGCCGACCCCGCGGCCGCCGACTTCCTCGTCGACGGCCTGACGCCCGACGCCGAGACCGGCGGACTCGACCTCGGAAAGCGCTTTTTCGGTAACGTCGGGACGGTGGCGAGACTCGCCAGCGCCACCGCGCCGGTCTCGAACTGGCTCGTCGGGTCCACCCCTGTCCGCGCCATGCTCGAGCAGGCGCTTGGAATCGACCGACGACGCGACCTCCCGACGTTTCAGCGTGAGACGCTCGTCGACTGGTTCGAGACGCGAGGGGGCTTTGCCGCCTCGAAAACGCGAGCGTCGGAGCCGGGGGCACGACACGGCGACCCCAAGGAATCGAAGCAACGGGCAGCCGCTGGCGGTCCCGACCGGGAGGCCATCCTCTATCCCGACGTCTACACCAACTTCGTCGACGTCGACCGCGGAAAAGCCGCCGTCCGGACGCTCGAGGCCCTCGGCGTCCCGGTTCGGGTTCCCGACCTCCCAGAGAGCGGCCGCGCCCCGCTCTCTCAGGGGATGGTGTCGACGGCGGATCGGCAGGCGAGTCGGCTATATGCCGCAGTCGTCGAGGACCTCGACGCTGGCCGTGACCTCGTCGTAATCGAGCCCTCCGACCTCGCCGCCTTCCATCGTGAGTACGAACGGTTGCTTCCGGAGGCGTCGTACGAAACACTCGCCGAGAACAGCTACGAAATCTGCGAGTACGTCTACGGACTGGTCGAAACCGGAGCCGACGCCGCGGTGTTACAAACGGGTGCGGGCAACGAACCCATCGCGTACCACTCCCATTGCCAGCAGCGCACCCTCGGCCTCGAGGCCCCGACGACCGCGCTACTCGAGCGCTGTGGCTACGACCCGCAGACGACGAGCGCCGAGTGCTGCGGGATGGCCGGGAGCTTCGGCTACAAACGCGAGTTCTACGAGGTGAGCGTCGACGTGGGCGAACGGGTGGCCGACGAAGTCGGGTCCGCGGAGACGGTCGTCGCCAGCGGCACCTCCTGTGGCGACCAGCTCGAGACGCTGCTCGAGCGACCGGTTCCACATCCCATCGAACTTCTTGCCCCCGACGACTAG